The region ggataatttctattataatgtgttctatattttttatgctttttctttttataattgtctttatcATAGCTTTGAGTAGTGTAAACCACACTTTTAcaaaagttcatttcattttgttttagtTGTTTTTGTATCTGTATATGAgtacatttttcttgtagtatatccattatatgttgtattctatgCCCTATTGACCATTTTAGATTAGGGTTCTGTACTACTccatctctcttattccatctATCTTCTATTTCTCTTCCTAAGGCTCCTGgtagtttattaaataattttttacctaaTTCTTGATCAAAAGCATTTCCACTAATAGTACAGTAATAAAAATAATCGTTTAAAAATTTCTTAATATGGAACCAACTACTTATACTTAGCTGTTCTAATTTTATTACCGCATTTCTTTGTAATACTAATAATCCACTATTTGGATCTTTCCCGTAAttaaagtatatatattttattagtaAAATTATATGGATTTGCTCCCATGGATACTAAGTGTTGAAATTCCATTGGAAAATTTTCTTTATAAGCTTCCCATAAAGCTTTGGCTGATTCTCCTAAAAATGTTTCtaaatatttatacattgttTCTGCGTCTGTATCATTATATGTTTTTATATAGTCTGCTACTACTATTCCTTTCCAAAGATCTATTACTGAATTCCATTTTTGTGGATCATGTCTTTGttatatttagtattttacctttattaccTCCTTCTTGAAGGATAATAGGTTCTACTATAGGCATTATTTTCCCTGATGGTTTAACATTATCTATGGGTTCTCCTGCTGTTCCAAAAACTCTTCTCCTAGGTACATTTTCTGTACTTGTATCTGCAGTATATTGTTTTCCAACAGTTGTTTTTTGAAATGGACTAAAACTAGATGCACTAgattccattaattctttttgacTTATTATTGAGTCTATCTCTATTTCTTCATCACTGTATTGCatatcttctaatattttatcaaattcgTCTGATTTCTTTAGGTACATATTTTCTACTCTATATCCCCAATTATCAGTTCTAGCTTCACATAATTTAAAATGACTTATAGTTTCTTCTATTGTTAAGTCTCCTAACTTACACCCTTTACATctaaaaagtatatttttgttATCTTTATGGAGtctttttgcttcttctatagCTATGTCTACTTCAAACTCATCTTGTATTAGTTCTATATTCATACAATTTGACTTTGTAATTTCATTTTCGTCTAaagtactttcttcttctatgtctTTTTGTGGTGTATAATTATAATTGGTGAAACGTATAGATGTCTCTCCCCTAGAATTAGTGTACATTAGGTGAGACTCTGGCTGTAGAATCTTTTTTCTATTAAAATCTTCTAAATTCCATTCCATCCCTGCATATTCTTCAGGAtttatttttatgggttttattagtcttattcctctatttcccattaCTTCTACTACATCTTCTaccttaattttaaattttgtattactattattggtcatttttcctagaaatcctacacacattaataaattattaccgTTACACATCTCTTCATATCCCTTGGTCTGTATTCctatttttatgtgtttttcaaattctgctaaattcattataaagtctgggctaatataaaaaattcctcCATTGTTTGTCATGTCTACTTCCGTTAGTCCTATTATTGATTTTTTCATGTCTGACCATCTATCGTCATAAATTACTATTAAAACTTTAGTTCCTAAGTTCTTTCTAGTTAATCCTTTTAATCCTACTACTATTAATCCCATATGCATTAAACTTCTTccagtattttttatttgtcttacagCCTCTGGGTCTATTAAATTTATTGTAGTAACTTTAGTTCCTATGACTGATAATTGTTCTTCTCTATAATGTCTATATAATTGTGTTGTACTTGAGAATTGTCCTATATTGTATAAAGTCTTTggatttaatagttttaattgattttgttggaaaatctgTATATCTCTATCTACGTCTATTACCTCACTTAgctgttgattgttttcttctGGTCTTCTTCTatttaaaattcttgataaaagATTATTACCTATTCTATTGTCTAAAAAACTTACCTTGGGTCTTTCTTGTCCTTTCCTTTCTGATCCTCCTTCGTTTCTTGGTCTAATTGGAAGAAAGTCCATTTTTGTAGTTTTCTAATTACTTTAGCTTTCTCCTTTTGAGTTGTTATTTCAACCTTCTTTAATTGTtctattaattcttcaacttctttattcTTTGGGGCTTCTAtattaattttctctttttgtgtCTCACTTATTACTCTTAAGCGCTCGCTTATTATTTCTAGCCTTGGAATTATTGCTTGCTCTACGTTCTTAGTTATTTCCAATAATAAAGAAATTATAGTAATATTCTGTTTTAGTATTATTTAATCAGATTTAGCGTTAGGTATATAGTCTATATAGTCTTGTGGTAAAGATATAGATTTTTCTATTAACTTTGAGGCTTCTTGTTGAACTCTAGTTAGTTTGTTCATGAAAGAGTAATTTCTTTAAGCTCTTCTAGTgtctttttcaaatctttaatatcgttatttaatttttctatttgttgtgttgtttgtgTTACTATCTGGTttgtctttatttctatttctttGGGCTTTTCTAGAATAGCCTTAATTAACTTTTCTATTTCAGTCTTTGTAGGCGATTTTTCTAAACTCAATCTGTTAGTTAAAATCTGAATTTTTCgttctaattctaattcttgTGATTTTAGGTAATCAAAGTTCTGTTCTAATTTttctaacttcttcttttgattAGTTTGAGAAACTTCTATGACTTCCAATATTCTAGtaatatctttattattttcttgagttttttcactaaaatttatgactaaatctactagtgtattaaattgtttgtcttcactatgtaatatatgttctCCGTTACtaaaattacactttataatactatgatcttttaatgctctatatttcttttctgggTATATTCTTAAGTCTAAATATTCTAGATTCTTTAATGTATCTATTTTATCTGAATTTGTTTATTATTCTAAAGCAATCcttattttacaaactttcttTTGATACTCTATATTATCTGTAAGTCCTTTGATATCTTCTCTTATGCCTTGTAATTCCCAAGTTATAGCCGAAATTGTATCTTCGTTAATTTGACTTTGTTGATGATCTACTTTCTATTAGGGATGACAAAGTTTCTGTATTTATTACTTCTAAATATGCACTTAAGGCCTTTTCAACTTTTCtatattctcttcttttctctatatctctatataaataCCAATAGTTTATAGCTATTTGTTTAACAAAAGGTTGTGTTTTCATATAAAGGTAACTAGTATGGCTTAAATGTCCCCTTGGATTGTTTTTGAGAGTATTTCCTAGATCTTATATGTCCtaataatttatattctaatcgatattatatctattaattcttgTAATCTTAACTTGGCGATTCTCTTTAGTACTACATTAGTGAATATATTCTAGAATATGAATTTCTAATAAGTTTTTTACCTTCAAATAGTTATCTTGTTTCCAACGCAACATTATCCATCAATGGAATAAAATTTTATGGCCATTCTAGATGTCGAGCAGAGAAATACGATCTTTGACTCTAACTATTTCGTCGTTGGTGAAATATCCCCAATTAagattatttcttaaacttaaAATAGTTATGTTATTATGTATATCTTGACGATGAACTATGTCTATATATCTACTATATTCAGCTAAAAACTTTCTTGTTTTTCTAAGATTTATAAGCCTTTTTCGAGTTAAATATATCATACGATAATTATGActtatatatttagtaaaacTATGTTGTctcatataatattgtatataaaCATGTCAAAGATCAATTGTcttcaagtgtaagaaaccagAATGGTCTTCTCATAAAATATAGTTTAGTATATAGGTTTAGGCTCGAAAATAAATGTTAACTAACAGATTGAGTTTAGAAAAATCACCTACAAAGACTGAAATAGAAAAGTTAATTAAGGATATTCTAGAAAAGCCCaaagaaatagaaataaagacaaACCTTTTGAGTATAGTAAcacaaacaacacaacaaatagaaaaattaaataacaataTTAGAGATTTGAGAAATGGAATAGAGATTTAAATGAAATAGttatgtgattatgtatatatCGACGATGAACTATGtctatatatatggatatattaGTTGAAAAACTTTCTTGTTTTTCTAAGATTTATAAGTCGTTTTTCGAGTTAAATATATCATACGATAATTATGACTTATATATTTAGACAAAATCAAaaagtaagcacgttcttataatcaaTTAGTAATGATGAAGAAGACTTTAGTGGAGAAACGATGAATGAGGAGAAAGCAAGCGATAAAATAGTTGACAAATTTCAAAAAGCTAACTTTTAGGCATGAATAATGATatctatgacttctctacacatatgtatgtattggGAAGACTTTATATAAAGAACTCTTATAAAACTAGTAGGTATGTAATAAAgtgatgatgagcctaagtTTAGATCCTAAAAGTATAAAGATCTTTTCTATcaaagttaatgaatatggaaccttgctattattcattgttgataattttattatgatttCTTTGTAATACTAATAATCCACTATTTGGATCTTCTAAATTCCGTAGaattaaagtatgtattttattagTAAAATTATATGGATTTTCTCCCATGGATACTAAGTGTTGGAACTCCATTGATAAAAATTTTCTTTATAAGcaagttgaaaattttaatgATAAGTTCTAAAAATGTTTCTAAATATTTATACGTTGTTTATCattaatatattatatgtttttatATACACTCACTACTATTCCTTTCCATAGATTACTGTAACCATGAGTTCAAAAGAAATAAGGGATTGGACAGTAATGCATGTTTCTTTTGTAAATGGTATCCTAGTAGAgacaaatattttaaatgtaaaaattgtTATATTATTAGGATGTATatgtgtatagaaaaagaattcaaaacaaaaataaataaagaggaaaCTCATAAGAAAATTGAAGACCCTACTATTAATCTAAGAAAGATAACATTAGAAACAAGAATAAATGAATTATAAACTAGATtcattctaattctaattcttgTGATTTTAGGTAACCAAAGTTCTGTTCTAATTTttctaacttcttcttttgattAGTTTGAGAAACTTCTATGACTTCCAATATTCTAGtaatatctttattattttcttgaagtttttcactaaaatttatgactaaatctactagtgtattaaattgtttgtcttcactatgtaatatatgttctCCGTTACTAAACTTACACTTAATAATACTATGGTCTTttaatgctctatatttcttttctgggtatattcttaagtctaaatattctaaattttttagtgtatctattttatatatatatatattttattatctaaaggaattcttattttacaaactttcGAATTTTGATATCTATATTATGAATGGGATCGCCATAAGTCCTTTTATATCGTCTCTTACGCCTTGTAATTCCCAAGTTATAAGAAATTGTATCTTCATTAATTTGGCTTTGTAATAGTCTATTTTCTATTAGGGATGACAAAGTTTCTGTATTTATTACTTCTAAATATGCACTTAGGGCCTTTTAAACTTTTCTATACTTCTTTTCTAGATCTCTCTATATATACCTATATAATTTGTTTAACAAAAGGTTGTGTTTTCATATAAAGGTAACTAGTATGGCTTAAATCGCTTCTAGATCTGCTTTTGAGAGTATTTCCTAGATCTTATATGTCCtaataatttatattctaatcctgatattatatctattaattcttgTAATCTTAACTGATTCTCTTTAGTACTACTTAGTCTGATATATTCTCGGTATAGTCTTTCTAACTCTTGTTTTACCTCTAAATAGTTATCTTGCATTATCCTAATGggataaattttattttttgttctagATGTCTAATACGATCTTCAGCTCTAACTATCTCATCGTTGGTAAAATATATTTCCCAATTAagattatttcttaaacttaaAATAGTTATGTTATTATGTATATCTTGACGATGAACTATGTCTATATATCTACTATATTCAGTTAAAAACTTTCTTGTTTTTATAAGATTTATAAGTCTTTTTCGAGTTAAATATATCATACGATAATTATGActtatatatttagtaaaacTATGTTGTCTCATATAATTTTGTCTATAAACAGGTATAGGGGTTTGTCTTCTCTGTCGTGCAGAGAATGGTCTTCTCATAAAATATAGTTTAAATATAAGTAAAGTACATAGGTTTAGACCCGAAAATCttcttgctctgataccaaagtgattggttttttttttggggggggggggggggggggggagtatATATCTTTTATAGAATATAAATATGGATAGAAATATAGAGTAGGTTTTTAgcaaatattttaaactatcctactcggtacttcctcACTTCTTGATTCCTCTTATCATGTaggtatattttttattttctgtctatctcccaatttttactttttttttttttaatctggacTCTGTCTAGTTATGAATCTTATTAcactgttcatctctttctcttaatctTAGTTCTTAATATccttcttctttaaccacaccttGATCACCATGGCCAACATCGTCCTTTATTATTTGGACATTAAAACAACCTTTCAAAcacctaggaatttacaggttaatccatcgagtATATTAAGAAAtgaagagaataaccatatactaagagtaATAGATTCATAATAACAAGTAAGTGATTACTCAAACATAATATACTAattaaacatgaaataatttacatagtagggagattagtacagaaaacatagataaaaaCTTACATGACTTGAAGATGGAGAGAGGCttccctttcggggaacccaaaacatagacacacacacacacacacacacacacacacacacacatatatatatatatatatatatatatatatataacaagtaAGTGTGTGTAAAACACAAATAAATGACGAGGGGAACCCAAAaacatagatatatacatatatatacacacatatgtatatacgtatatgcatatatatatatacatacacatatatatatacatacgtatatatatatatacatgtgtatatacatacacatacatatatacatacggtatatatatacatgtgtatgtgtatatatatatatatatagacacatacacatgtatatatatctgtatatatatgtatatctgtatatatatatatatatatatatatatatatatatataacaagtaAGTGTATGTAAAAGACAAATAAATGACACTGCTAGACACGGTGAGCTATGTAACACACTTGGTCACGTGCTCAgatttaaatgtatatatatatatatatatatatatatatatatatatatatatatatatatatatatatatatatgtgtatatatatatatgtatatgtgtatatatatatataacaagtaAGTGTAtgtaaaagataaataaatgacACTGCTAGACACGGTGAGCTATGTAACTCACTTGGTCACGTGCTCAGATTTAAAGCTTGATGACGCGCGTTCGAATCTCTGCTGTCTCAtcttgtattttaaaatacttGCTTCTCATATACAAACAATTACATGTACAACTAATGCCTTGCTTCTCATCTACAAATAATTACATGTACAACTAATGCCATATATATAAagtattattactattattatttttgatgaggttagtttaaatacatttaaaaaaaaaaaattcattgagAAGAATTGTAGTAATATAcgtgacttgttttatttagaTGTTTTTTAATATAAcgttatagtgttttttttttttccaattataaAATATGACGCCGCTTATGAAAGATCTTGCGTACGTCACAGGTTGGCGgttaatcataagtctctgtggaTACAATATCTGGACTTAAAATCCTATATTATTTGTACGACTACATATATTTGCGTGTGTGCTTGGGAGCAACAACCTGTTAACCACTAACTTGAGAGGAATTTACACTTGAGAATGCAGCATATTCGTAGATCAAAAAACGCATTAATATAATGTTCTAGTATAATCAtttactttcttttatttaagtAGCCACCGGCttgatagttaaaaaaaaaaaaaaaaaaaaaaaaaaaaataatagcttGATGTTGAGAaattttagtcttttattgATGACCGTGCATTTGATTTGCCCAAAATCAGCTCTATCCGCCCACACCCCTTTGAAACACTTGTATCCGTGCTACCACCATATATGTTACTCACCACCTTTATTTGATGCCAGTGGATTCGATGTTAATCTGATGGTTCAATTAGACCAAGAGATCATTTATGTTCAAGTGGAAATTACGTAATATTCGTTTTCATTCACTATATATTCTCTTCGCAAATTGGATGTACCATTTTATTTTGCTACACTTTTTATGGTTGTAGTGGTTAATATTTTGTCATATCAGATCAGAAGAATTAGTCTTTTTTGATAGAAGTGATTATGATCTGTGTAATATTTTGCAGCGAAAGATATACATTTGTCTTTACGCATTTATTTCGTGCCACTAGTTCGATTTAATAAAATCAGAACTGATAGTCAAAGACGCTAAcacataaaattagaaaaaagacAATAATGTCATCAAAACGCGTCGTTCACATTGGAAGAGAAATCATGGCAAATCTTCTCTATAAATTCAAGGTTGGTAAAGAAAGAATAAAGCATCCAAAACAACTTGAAGTTCGTATTTCAAACCCAATTAGAAACCAGAAAACAAGGATGAAGATCATGTTACTCTTGTTTTCCCTAGCATTCCTTtttaccttaacaacttccgCAAATGATGGTCCAAACCAGCTATCGAGTGTTGTACGCGATACAGATGGTCGTCCCTTCAAGAGCAATACTAGGTACTTCATTCATTCAGCTTGTTGGGGAGAATACGGCCGAGGTCTACTGCTTCTTACTCTAGGAGATCAAGCACAAAACCGTTGTCCCGCATCGGTGGTGCAATCCCTTATTGACACCTACAATGGTCTTGGAGCCTACTTCGAGCCTAAAAGATCCCAAACA is a window of Lycium ferocissimum isolate CSIRO_LF1 chromosome 12, AGI_CSIRO_Lferr_CH_V1, whole genome shotgun sequence DNA encoding:
- the LOC132039368 gene encoding 21 kDa seed protein-like, translated to MSSKRVVHIGREIMANLLYKFKVGKERIKHPKQLEVRISNPIRNQKTRMKIMLLLFSLAFLFTLTTSANDGPNQLSSVVRDTDGRPFKSNTRYFIHSACWGEYGRGLLLLTLGDQAQNRCPASVVQSLIDTYNGLGAYFEPKRSQTTGDSGILSVNIKFTTRGYLCANWTVLKVDRYPKPTHNYTIWENPLDENSWFQIKSLGVSAYKLVFCPHEVEKCIDTGLVDQHGYRRLALAEDAAYAWPFVFIKDDQYGKADE